Proteins from a genomic interval of Plasmodium reichenowi strain SY57 chromosome 13, whole genome shotgun sequence:
- a CDS encoding hypothetical protein (conserved Plasmodium protein, unknown function): protein MDGNYKNEDEEKGDLENYGANNFILNKMNSLDSKTRTVNNEMRNMDEEKLYYHSSNFSNIMYNNYRNINNDLIKRSDKFNKLVDSNYNSIFHNRSADNHSVNQNYHEHINTSNINNNMNIYNNGYIYNKKSDVKNDGMFNNILVRNYYDGLYPFLNNYKQEECSMNYSNVQEYSEQYKMNNNINIDSSSLCENNTSFQCSNINIHKNKNSNTTFPNSEKNKTNQNHSINIMNNLFHMKPHCNLKDKVDIHNENYNNEENNSSNSTIPTSENSSNFFNTEHVNNNEMNINDGNVVLGNVSNDRASDGVKKRKNKENKKDNTNNNRECNDKDTNNMTNNYESNQDITLETSSNEKGNNSAKKNKKKNKKKKNINKKVNSNNSNNENNDNNNNNENNDNNNNNENNNNNNENNENNDNNNNNANNENIDSNNNNLLINENKNCVAIINNNNNNNIWKENQNNITNHPNSVNTSSTKFCSNIYNVNNIGQSNLISESYCTNNKYVNSTFLNYVHNKNNSKDTFNTYERNNVLNSKIENNIEKILHINNEYTNKNPKNCLLYKNEEINYNDNNIKDYINSMDFKKNDFNISSDMNNTNVSNNSINEMENSCLINDNYIITNKILNTNNIVRNENEENYTNSKCYDHFKNINVLPNHTRDQHKILMKDEKNILDNLNINNSEYDIDSNIRMDVNMFHIQKTLDFTIPKNLNDNLKACPTNISNMKNDWCNSNNKPEEINLNDCNFNNNYKGNISLSHMNENVNGDDMKNINIPLEMYNMKNNINTQQNNNEITNEYNYYIKDNMKRNVINKNTHIKNSGLENIMSHVSYKNNENYYLQMNNQDKNFIPSPNNKSYNNIVSNNNNAMVYPVDLNFLNNNNNNNTLKNNLNHFINMNASRNQTYKNNNDNENNYLMKGGYNIFQCSNENNNEQHITVDDTCMDKEILFSHQNMKEKNTILEDKSMITTNSNTRGLKNYMNHLNDLTCNNLMDNNYIGENENFNDKGNSNVCVSSNKDMIYTNEVEISQNIPYKKEIYDSIQEADYFNDKAKQAVQLLSYGDIYTNDANNNDEATTTTTDNASEKNVINRNNIYDTNLNVEHNKVEDSSNTKNNNSKNFNNNNKKKKKNKNKNKNKDKHKKNNSQENSVNSKSSNSNNTINENIEESNISDSNNIITKNEKEQNKKKQNKNEQAKLNNNNIDNNKINVKEEDHITHEINNINPPSCDINSRKNNEKYVNVSNGLENSNVFENFNEFDYNEKLNRMVNNVVHEDYNINDFKDNTVECKRDMYTQNCNTEPLNLYDIKFGNNNYENEILCNNKGTSKNKKFIKFPSCNLFNNKLNDFINNSFGDNNIFPVNEYNNFVNYSEAFNNKKNENKYFGNFDNLNDFNICWNDESSTGVNRNINTFRNETIDEEQVFKPTKNNMNNLNNINNMNNINNMNNINNMNNMNNLNNNNSNNNDERNSTHHNISMNLNKNMKKSHSLNNDKRDEFYMQMENSMLDENEEDLNLLSSRERENRMNNLILNYNNKNNLNNDYILGSQEYINDLKNEFPTHTNSRFRIFKINDENVQYPSGNTEPIHGIMNSNEKGVFNVDEEYNVYESMEKIESYVGNLKRFEKEKSVYGMNNTNMKTNGDFKAYGLDNNMNDVNNMNDVNNINGVNNINGVININGVNNINGVNNINGVNNINGVNNTMKNVLEHNRMKEQENIYNSNMNGTENNMDMMLNNNEDMVGYSNRFVGENSMNEKITELQNIINSLKFKNKQLEKELNDVKNMHLKKKQSVILNSLGNKNDDINTYSSCKDDMNNSDDEESVDNSNKYVQNVLNDKEKYKYDTKISIQKFHLAYTNNSIGKLKIAAQRDISGSFMGPKGIHVKTIKSSLHISVYKSAKDVWFPGFADSHVFLLKGNIFGILRACQLLYHYVKSKMSSSKCCIYLVAPFECVQKLLADGCKRMAIIKEECGADVRLGNLYVQVHEGFTERLMEIRGNEVSVDCALEKLVIFMQSCFSVQSYDYEILKYPCRSVLNLQ, encoded by the coding sequence atggatggaaattataaaaatgagGATGAGGAGAAGGGGGATTTAGAAAATTATGGTgcaaataattttatattaaataaaatgaatagTTTGGATAGTAAAACTAGAACAGTTAATAATGAAATGAGAAATATGGATGAAGAGAAATTGTATTATCATAGTTCAAATTTTTCGaatataatgtataataattatagaaatataaacaatgatttaataaaaagatctgataaatttaataagtTAGTTGATTCCAATTATAATAGTATATTTCATAATAGAAGTGCTGACAATCATAGTGTTAATCAAAATTATCATGAGCATATTAATACgagtaatataaataataatatgaatatatataataatggatatatatataataaaaagagtGATGTGAAAAATGATGGTAtgtttaataatattctgGTAcgtaattattatgatggATTATATCCTTTCctgaataattataaacaAGAAGAATGTAGTATGAATTATTCAAATGTACAAGAATATTCTgaacaatataaaatgaataataatattaatattgaTTCTTCTTCTCTTTGTGAAAATAATACTTCTTTTCAATGTtctaatattaatattcataaaaataaaaactcAAATACTACCTTTCCAAATTCagagaaaaataaaactaATCAAAATCATagtattaatattatgaacaaTCTATTTCATATGAAACCGCATTgtaatttaaaagataaagttgatatacataatgaaaattataataatgaagagAATAATTCTAGTAATTCTACTATTCCAACTAGCGAAAATTcatctaatttttttaatactgaacatgttaataataatgagaTGAATATTAATGATGGTAATGTTGTTCTTGGAAATGTGAGTAATGATCGTGCGAGCGATGGagtaaaaaaaagaaagaataaagaaaataaaaaggataatacaaataataacagAGAATGTAATGATAAGGATACGAATAATATGACGAATAATTATGAAAGTAATCAGGATATTACTTTGGAAACAAGTAGTAATGAGAAAGGAAACAATAGTGCtaagaaaaataagaaaaagaataaaaagaaaaagaatataaataagaaagttaatagtaataatagtaataatgagaataatgataataataataataatgagaataatgataataataataataatgagaataataataataataatgagaataatgagaataatgataataataataataatgcgaataatgaaaatattgatagtaataataataaccTGCTAATTAATGAGAATAAGAACTGTGTTGctattattaataataataataataataatatatggaaggaaaatcaaaataatataacgAATCATCCAAATTCTGTAAATACTTCATCCACAAAATTTTGCagtaatatatacaatgttaataatataggACAAAGTAATTTAATAAGTGAAAGCTATTGTACAAATAACAAATATGTTAATAGTACTTTCTTAAATTATGTTcataataagaataatagTAAGGATACGTTTAATACATATGAAAGAAATAATGTTTTAAATTCTAAGATAGAAAACAATATTGAAAAGATActacatataaataatgaatatacaaataaaaatccTAAGAATTgtttgttatataaaaatgaggaaataaattataatgataataatataaaagattatataaatagcatggattttaaaaaaaatgattttaatatatcatcaGATATGAACAATACTAATGttagtaataatagtatTAATGAAATGGAAAATAGTTGTTTAATTAATGATAATTACATAATcacaaataaaatattaaatacaaataatattgtaagaaatgaaaacgaagaaaattatacaaattCTAAGTGTTATGatcattttaaaaatataaatgtattacCAAATCATACACGTGATCAgcataaaatattaatgaaagatgaaaaaaatatattggacaatctaaatataaataattctgAGTATGATATTGACTCTAACATTAGAATGGATGTAAATATGTTTCATATACAGAAAACGTTAGATTTTACTATTccaaaaaatttaaatgataatcTAAAAGCGTGCCCAACTAATATTTctaatatgaaaaatgaTTGGtgtaatagtaataataaacccgaagaaataaatttaaatgattgcaattttaataataattataaaggTAATATCAGTTTATCTCATATGAACGAAAATGTTAATGGTGATGATATGAAGAATATTAATATTCCTTTAGAAATgtataatatgaaaaataatataaatacgcaacaaaataataatgaaataactaatgaatataattattatataaaagataatatgAAGAGAAATgtaattaataaaaatacacacataaaaaatagtggtttggaaaatattatgtcacatgtatcatataaaaataatgaaaattattatcttcaaATGAATAATCAAGATAAGAATTTTATTCCTTCACctaataataaatcatataacaatattgtttccaataataataatgctATGGTATATCCTGTtgatttaaattttttaaataataataataataataatactttgaaaaataatttaaatcattttattaacatGAATGCATCACGTAATCAAACgtataagaataataatgataatgaaaataattatttaatgaaaGGTGGTTATAACATTTTTCAATGTTctaatgaaaataataatgaacaGCACATTACAGTAGATGATACATGTATGGATAAagaaattttattttctcatcaaaatatgaaagaaaaaaatacaatacTTGAAGATAAAAGTATGATTACAACTAACTCAAATACAAGAGGattaaagaattatatgaatCATTTAAATGATTTAACTTGTAATAATCTTAtggataataattatattgGTGAAAATGAGAATTTTAATGATAAGGGTAATTCAAATGTTTGTGTTTCTTCAAATAAAGATATGATATACACAAACGAGGTTGAAATATCCCAGAACATACCctataaaaaagaaatatatgattCTATCCAAGAGGCTGATTATTTTAATGATAAAGCAAAACAAGCTGTTCAGTTGTTAAGTTATGgtgatatatatacaaatgatgctaataataatgatgaagCAACAACGACTACTACAGATAATGCTAGCGAAAAGAATGTTATAAATcgtaataatatatatgatacTAATTTGAATGTTGAACATAATAAAGTGGAAGATAGTAGTAAcacaaaaaataacaattcaaaaaattttaataataataataagaagaagaagaaaaataagaataaaaataaaaataaggataagcataaaaaaaataatagtCAAGAAAATAGTGTAAATTCAAAAAGCTCAAACAGTAATAATACAATTAACGAAAACATTGAAGAAAGTAATATAAGtgatagtaataatataataacgaaaaacgaaaaagagcaaaacaaaaaaaaacaaaataagAATGAACAAGCTAAATtgaacaataataatattgataataataaaatcaatgtaaaagaagaagatcATATTACACATGAgattaataatataaaccCTCCTAGTTGTGATATAAATTCTAGAAAGAATAACGAAAAATATGTGAATGTCTCAAATGGTCTTGAGAATTCAAATGTATTTGAAAATTTCAATGAATTTgattataatgaaaagcTAAACAGAATGGTTAATAATGTGGTTCATGAGGATTATAACATTAATGATTTTAAAGATAATACTGTTGAATGTAAAAGAGATATGTATACTCAAAATTGTAATACAGAACCATTGAATTTGtatgatataaaatttggtaataataattatgagaatgaaatattatgtaataataaaggaacttctaaaaataaaaaatttataaaatttcCATCGTGTAATTTGTTTAACAATAAATTGAatgattttataaataattcatttggtgataataatatatttcctGTTAATGAATATAACAATTTTGTTAATTATTCAGAAgcttttaataataaaaagaatgaaaataaatattttggAAATTTTGATAATCTGAATGATTTCAATATTTGTTGGAATGATGAATCAAGTACAGGTGTgaatagaaatataaatacatttagGAATGAAACAATCGATGAGGAGCAAGTATTCAAACCTACaaagaataatatgaataatttgaataatataaataatatgaataatataaataatatgaataatataaataatatgaataatatgaataatttgaataataacaatagtaataataatgatgaaagAAATAGCACACATCATAATATTAGCATGAATCTTAATAAGAATATGAAGAAATCACATAGTCTTAATAATGACAAAAGAGATGAATTTTATATGCAGATGGAAAATAGTATGTTAgatgaaaatgaagaagattTAAATTTACTTAGCTCACGGGAAAGAGAAAATCGAatgaataatttaattttgaattataataataagaataatttaaataatgattatattttaGGAAGCcaagaatatataaatgatttGAAAAATGAATTTCCTACACATACGAATAGTAGATTTAGAATTTTTAAGATTAACGATGAGAATGTTCAGTACCCATCTGGAAATACTGAGCCTATACATGGTATCATGAATAGTAATGAAAAAGGAGTATTTAATGTTGATGAGGAATATAATGTTTATGAGAGTATGGAGAAGATTGAATCATATGTTGGCAATTTAAAAAGATTtgagaaagaaaaaagtgTTTATGGTATGAATAACACGAATATGAAGACGAATGGTGATTTTAAGGCATATGGCTtggataataatatgaatgatgtgaataatatgaatgatgtgaataatataaatggtgtgaataatataaatggtgtgattaatataaatggtgtgaataatataaatggtgtgaataatataaatggtgtgaataatataaatggtGTGAACAATACAATGAAGAATGTTCTAGAGCATAATAGAATGAAAGAacaagaaaatatatacaacaGTAACATGAATGGTActgaaaataatatggatatgatgttaaataataatgaagatatgGTAGGGTATTCAAACAGATTTGTTGGTGAAAATAGTatgaatgaaaaaataactgaattacaaaatattattaatagcttgaaatttaaaaataaacaattagaaaaagaattaaatgatgtaaaaaatatgcatttaaaaaagaagcAATCAGTTATATTAAATAGTTTaggtaataaaaatgatgatataaatacatattcTTCTTGTAAAGATGATATGAACAATTCTGATGATGAAGAAAGTGTTGATAATTCTAATAAGTATGTAcaaaatgttttaaatgataaagaaaagTATAAATACGATACAAAAATATCTATACAAAAGTTTCATTTAGcatatacaaataattcaataggaaaattaaaaattgCAGCACAAAGAGATATAAGTGGTTCATTTATGGGTCCAAAAGGAATACATGTAAAAACTATAAAATCATCTTTACATATATCAGTTTATAAAAGTGCTAAAGATGTATGGTTTCCAGGTTTTGCGGATAGTCATgtgtttttattaaaaggTAATATATTTGGTATTTTAAGAGCATGccaattattatatcattatgtAAAATCTAAAATGTCATCATCAAAATGctgtatatatttagttGCTCCTTTTGAATGTGtacaaaaattattagCTGATGGATGCAAAAGAATGGCTATTATTAAAGAAGAATGTGGAGCTGATGTACGTTTAGGAAATTTGTATGTACAGGTTCATGAAGGATTCACTGAAAGATTAATGGAAATAAGAGGAAATGAAGTTAGTGTTGATTGTGCATTAGAGAAATTAGTTATTTTTATGCAGTCCTGTTTTTCTGTGCAATCATATGATTAcgaaatattaaaatatccTTGCCGTTCCGTTTTAAACTTGCAgtga